A genomic region of Persephonella marina EX-H1 contains the following coding sequences:
- a CDS encoding c-type cytochrome, whose amino-acid sequence MKKFSAAAAIILTATTAFAAIDGKELFNNKTNRCAICHKETKDAIGPSLKTIAEFYKNNPNQLKAFLRGEAEPIIWPDRFNMMKPQMGKLKAMTDEEIDALVEFILKH is encoded by the coding sequence ATGAAGAAGTTCAGTGCAGCAGCAGCTATAATACTAACTGCCACAACAGCTTTCGCTGCTATTGACGGCAAAGAGCTGTTTAACAATAAAACAAACAGGTGTGCTATATGTCATAAGGAAACTAAAGATGCTATAGGACCTTCGCTTAAGACTATAGCTGAGTTTTACAAGAACAACCCCAATCAGCTAAAAGCATTCTTAAGAGGCGAAGCTGAACCTATAATTTGGCCCGATAGATTCAATATGATGAAGCCACAGATGGGAAAACTTAAAGCTATGACCGATGAAGAGATAGATGCTTTAGTTGAGTTTATCTTAAAACATTAG
- a CDS encoding cytochrome c3 family protein, giving the protein MFIRKATLLFLSLSFFSYAGIENTLHNLSVTGPGNIKAVSETEICVFCHIPHHEQEGTPLWNRKMPTSVYTLYDSEFIQRINYPAPQQLSEFEGSPGIISRQCLSCHDGTVAIGAVYIVRGTELGNTVIQMQNVNPDGTLPSTLRTFIGTDLSVHHPVAVEYNPSIQVTFADGTVKTVELAATPSPPIKLYNYSGKDYVECTSCHDPHKQNKRFLRVDVGNLAQDFKQTCISCHNKPGWTGSAHDTQTLTYSDTNVTTVYGEGAPVSVADFGCGNCHTPHRSQGKPLLRKVEEATCFTGAASASNVAPCHGAGGAKDIESLLPPNKTYGHPVMDALYQNIHTPLDVLYGSGVPRVPTGSFGIEFSDSKHAECMDCHNPHKAKPGNHAATADTSGWYPQNPSNAVSNVLAGVYGVEPVWPQRWTQPSTYNTTAEAQKEYQICMKCHSGWALGAVTTDCVTTFTSSQSGIPLTDQSCEFNPYNRSAHPVVMTTNEMGTLSGWNQANGRYAQPLTNTQVLPPWDANVGNQTMYCTDCHGTDNEALGDPRGPHGSTHQFMLKGPNTNWPTKPDGTLYTTGDVKAGTTQGLFCTNCHDLTQAAVHMLTRPGAMYSIACVKCHIAVPHGSPVSRLLGYRTMPEPYNFNYNGTLQLMMDGFKWNTVLNNSDVYAPACGGGGRCHNWNAGGYDSYP; this is encoded by the coding sequence ATGTTTATTAGAAAAGCTACATTACTGTTCTTAAGTCTATCATTTTTTAGTTATGCAGGAATTGAGAATACACTGCACAATCTTTCCGTAACAGGACCTGGAAATATAAAAGCTGTTTCCGAGACAGAGATATGTGTCTTCTGTCATATACCTCACCATGAACAGGAAGGAACACCTCTGTGGAATAGAAAGATGCCTACCTCCGTTTATACTCTTTATGATAGCGAATTTATCCAGAGAATTAATTATCCAGCTCCTCAACAACTATCAGAATTTGAAGGATCTCCAGGAATAATATCCAGACAGTGTCTGAGCTGTCATGATGGAACTGTTGCTATAGGTGCTGTTTATATAGTAAGAGGTACTGAACTGGGGAATACAGTTATACAGATGCAAAACGTAAATCCAGACGGAACGTTACCTTCTACATTAAGAACATTTATAGGGACAGACCTGTCTGTACATCATCCCGTCGCTGTTGAGTATAACCCATCAATACAGGTTACATTTGCAGATGGTACAGTTAAAACCGTAGAACTTGCAGCCACACCATCACCACCTATAAAACTGTACAATTACTCCGGTAAAGACTACGTTGAGTGTACATCATGTCACGACCCTCACAAGCAAAATAAAAGATTTTTAAGGGTTGATGTTGGAAATCTTGCCCAGGATTTCAAGCAAACATGTATATCCTGTCACAACAAACCTGGATGGACAGGGAGTGCCCATGATACACAGACATTAACCTACTCAGATACAAATGTTACAACCGTTTACGGTGAAGGAGCTCCCGTTTCTGTGGCAGACTTCGGATGTGGAAACTGTCATACACCTCATAGATCACAGGGAAAACCTCTTCTCAGAAAAGTTGAGGAGGCTACATGTTTTACAGGAGCAGCATCAGCATCAAACGTTGCTCCATGTCACGGTGCAGGAGGTGCCAAGGATATAGAAAGCCTGCTGCCACCTAATAAAACTTACGGTCACCCTGTTATGGACGCACTGTACCAGAATATACATACCCCTCTTGATGTTTTATATGGTTCTGGCGTACCGAGAGTTCCTACCGGAAGTTTTGGTATAGAGTTTTCAGACTCAAAACATGCTGAGTGTATGGACTGTCACAATCCCCACAAAGCAAAACCTGGTAACCATGCTGCCACAGCTGATACATCAGGATGGTATCCTCAGAACCCATCAAACGCTGTCTCAAATGTTCTGGCAGGTGTTTACGGTGTTGAACCTGTATGGCCTCAAAGATGGACTCAACCTTCAACTTACAACACTACAGCTGAAGCTCAAAAAGAGTATCAGATATGTATGAAATGTCACTCTGGATGGGCATTGGGAGCGGTCACTACAGACTGTGTGACAACATTTACCTCATCACAGAGCGGTATACCTTTAACAGACCAGTCCTGTGAGTTTAACCCATATAACAGATCAGCACACCCTGTTGTAATGACGACAAATGAGATGGGAACACTCAGCGGATGGAATCAGGCAAATGGAAGGTATGCTCAACCTCTAACAAATACACAGGTTCTGCCTCCGTGGGATGCAAATGTGGGAAATCAGACTATGTACTGTACAGATTGTCACGGAACCGATAATGAAGCCCTTGGAGATCCAAGAGGACCTCATGGTTCTACACACCAGTTCATGCTTAAAGGACCAAACACAAACTGGCCTACAAAACCTGATGGGACACTTTACACAACAGGTGATGTTAAGGCAGGAACAACACAGGGATTATTCTGTACAAACTGTCATGATCTTACACAGGCTGCCGTTCATATGTTGACAAGACCAGGTGCGATGTATTCTATAGCATGTGTAAAATGTCACATAGCCGTCCCACATGGATCACCTGTATCAAGACTGCTTGGATACAGAACCATGCCGGAACCTTACAACTTTAACTACAACGGAACATTACAGTTAATGATGGACGGATTTAAATGGAACACTGTTCTGAACAACAGTGATGTTTATGCACCGGCCTGTGGTGGTGGAGGTAGATGTCACAACTGGAATGCTGGAGGTTATGACAGCTATCCGTAA
- a CDS encoding 6-bladed beta-propeller: MRFILLLMLIIQFNIYAKEKLVWPPPPDKPKIEWIKSIKKVEDVEGERGFFGKILDVIIGKEKKQIIKPFGSYFIGNRLYFTDTGAKTLFIFDFKNKKVDYIDNIGDYKFSSPIDVVVDKKGNIYVSDSVLGAVFVFDNNKRYKGKIGSGFLKRPTGLTINHKKGWLYVSDTVAGKIYIFDLKGKLIKQIGKTGKGDGEFNKPTFITLDKKGNLYVVDTMNARVQIFDENGKFLRKFGKRGTVIGTFANPRGIAVDSDGNIYVTDTLLSAVQIFNQKGQLLLVVGYYGTRDGEFAFPEDISISSKNYIFVSDSYNMRIQVLRYLKGGD; the protein is encoded by the coding sequence ATGCGTTTTATCCTACTTTTAATGCTTATTATCCAGTTTAATATATATGCGAAGGAAAAGCTTGTATGGCCTCCGCCACCAGATAAACCAAAGATAGAATGGATAAAGTCTATCAAAAAAGTTGAAGATGTAGAAGGTGAAAGGGGTTTCTTTGGCAAGATCTTAGATGTGATAATAGGAAAAGAGAAAAAACAGATAATAAAACCGTTCGGTTCATACTTCATAGGGAATAGACTTTACTTTACAGATACGGGCGCTAAAACTCTATTTATATTTGATTTTAAAAACAAAAAAGTGGACTACATTGATAACATAGGTGATTACAAATTCTCATCCCCTATTGATGTTGTTGTTGATAAAAAAGGAAATATATACGTTTCTGACTCTGTTCTCGGAGCTGTTTTCGTATTTGACAATAATAAAAGATACAAAGGAAAAATCGGATCTGGTTTTCTTAAAAGACCTACAGGACTGACTATTAATCACAAGAAAGGCTGGCTGTACGTCTCAGATACGGTTGCTGGGAAGATATACATCTTTGATTTAAAAGGTAAGCTTATAAAACAGATAGGAAAGACAGGTAAAGGTGATGGTGAGTTTAATAAACCAACATTTATAACATTGGACAAAAAGGGAAATCTGTATGTCGTTGATACTATGAATGCCAGAGTACAGATATTTGATGAGAACGGGAAGTTTTTAAGAAAATTTGGAAAAAGAGGTACGGTAATTGGAACATTCGCAAATCCAAGAGGTATAGCTGTTGATAGTGATGGTAATATCTACGTTACAGATACACTACTTAGTGCAGTACAGATCTTTAACCAGAAAGGTCAGCTTCTTCTTGTAGTAGGTTATTACGGAACGAGAGATGGAGAGTTTGCATTTCCCGAAGATATCTCAATCTCAAGTAAAAATTATATTTTTGTTTCCGATTCTTACAATATGAGGATCCAGGTTCTAAGGTATCTGAAAGGAGGTGATTAA